The genome window GAGACCGTGTTCGAGAACGTCGCGTTTCCGCTGCGCGTGCATGGCGGACGTGACCGCGACCAGATAGCGGCCCGTGTCCGTGAATGTCTGGACATCGTGGGGCTGACCGACAAAACCACGAGTTATCCCGCCCAGCTGTCAGGGGGCCAGAAGCAGCGCGTGGCGATCGCGCGCGCATTGGCCAGTGAACCCGCCGTGCTGCTGTGCGATGAACCGACTTCCGCGCTGGACCCCGAGACCACGCGGTCGGTCCTTGCGGTGCTGCGCGACATCAACAAACGGCTGGGCGTGACCATCGTGATCGTCACGCATGAGCTGGCCGTGGTGCGGGCCTTGTGCCGGCATGTCGCCGTCATGGAAAACGGCGAAGTGCTGGAGCAGGCTGAGATTTCGGGGGCCAACGTGCATTTGTCTTCGGCGCTGGGCCGCGAGCTTATCCGCGAGGCCACCCATCCCTACGAAGAGGTCGCGTGATGCTGGAAACTTTTGTGCAATTGCTGCCCGAGCTGGGCGTGGCGGTGGATCAGACTTTTTTGATGCTGGCCATTGCGCTGACTGCATCCATCTTGCTGGGCGGGCCGCTGGGCGTTCTCGTATTTTTGACCGGCCCCGGCCAATCGCTCGACAGGCCGGTGGTGCACCGTCTGTTGAGCTGGACAGTGAACACCGTGCGCTCCTTTCCTTTCATCATTCTGTTGGTTG of Achromobacter seleniivolatilans contains these proteins:
- a CDS encoding methionine ABC transporter ATP-binding protein; translation: MTDISPIPAVPQPVIRLDAVSKSFATRAGRFDAVRSVSLSIRAGDTFGIIGKSGAGKSTLLRLINLLERPDEGAVHVAGTELTSLSKRDLRGARQNIGMIFQQFNLLQNETVFENVAFPLRVHGGRDRDQIAARVRECLDIVGLTDKTTSYPAQLSGGQKQRVAIARALASEPAVLLCDEPTSALDPETTRSVLAVLRDINKRLGVTIVIVTHELAVVRALCRHVAVMENGEVLEQAEISGANVHLSSALGRELIREATHPYEEVA